CGCTCCCCGACTTCCGGGGCGACTCGACGCTGCGGACCTGGCTGTTCACCATCACCGGGCGCAAGGCGGTCGACGTCCTGCGCAAGAAACGGCCGACCCCGATCGAGGACGACCTGCTGGCCGACGTACCGGCGGCCAACGCCGACCCGGCCGAAGGCGCCGGACTGCTGCAGGCGCTGGACGCCGCGCTGGCCCAGCTGCCGTACCTGCAGCGCGCGGCCTGGCTCCTCCGGGAGGTCGAGCAGTTGAGTTACGCCGAGATCGCCACCGCTCTGAACACGACACCCACGGTTGTCCGCGGCCAGCTCGCCCGGGGCCGGGTCGCGCTGCAGGACCGGCTGGAGGAGTGGCGATGATCGACGACATCCTGCAGCAGGCAGCGGCCGAGGCCCGCGAGACGCCCGAGCCGGGCTGGATCGACATCTCGGCGTCCGTCCAGCAGCGGCTCAAGTCGGTCGCCCGGCGGACCAGGCCGCTCCGGGCGGCCACTGACAGCGGCGCTCTGATCTACGTCGCCGACCACGTCCTGATCAGCCAGCTGCGGCGGCGGATCGCCACACTGCCCGGCTGCGAGCTGGACCGGGTGCGGCTGATCGGTGGCGAGGACACCTGCACCGGTGCGGTGGTGGACGTGGTTGTCACGACGTACGGGCAGGACCTGCAGTTGCTGGCCGACCGGGTGCGCTCGCTGGTCTACGAAGTCTTCACCGACCTGCTGGGGCCGGAGTTCGGTGACGATGGAGTCGACGTCACGATCACGGATCTGACGGTAAAGCCCTAGTCCGGCGGCTCCAGGTCCGTCAGCCAGGTCTTCAGCAGGGCCTCCAGCTGGCTGGTCTGCGCTGTGCTCAGCCCGGCCAGCAGGCGCTGCTCGTTGGCCATGTGGGCAGTGAAGGCTTTGTCGATCAGACGGCGGCCGGCCGGAGTCAGCTGGACGACGCGGCCGCGGCCGTCCGTGCTGCTGCGCATCCGGAGGACCAGCCCGGCCTGCTCGAGCCGGTCGACGCGCTTGCTGACCGCGCCGGTGGTGACCATCGTGTGCAGCGCGATCTCTCCGGGCGCCCGCTCGTACGGCGTACCGGCCCGGCGTAGTGCGGCCAGGACGTCGAACTCGCCCTCGGTCAGCCCGAACTTGCCGTAGACCACGACGAGCTCCTCGGTCAGATGCGCCGCGATCCGGTGCAGCCGGCCGATCACGCCCTGCGGGCTGACGTCGACGTCGGGACGTTCGGTCTGCCAGGCGGCCTGGATGCGGTCGACGCGGTCTTCGCTCACCCGGTCAGCATATATCTTCCATGGAAGATATAGTGTCTTCCATGGAAGACACATCGTGGCGCTGGCTGCTGGTGACGGCGATCGCGCCGATCGCGTGGGGTGCCAACTACTTCGTGACGCACGAGTTCCTGCCCGTCGGCTATCCCCTGTACGGCGGGGTGATCCGCGCGCTGCCCGCCGGACTCTTGCTGCTTGCACTGGCCAGGACCCTGCCGCGCGGTGACTGGTGGTGGAAGTCGCTGGTGCTCGGTGTGTGCAACGTAGGCGCGTTCTTCGCGCTGATCTACGTCGCGTCGCAGCTGCTGCCAGTCAGCGTCGCCTCGACCATCATGTCGGCCACACCACTGACCATGGGCATGTTCGCCTGGCTCCTGCTCGGCACCCGGCCGTCAGGGCGCGTGCTGATCGGAGCGGTCGCCGGCATCGCGGGTGTCTGCCTGATGCTCGGCGGAGGGACCGGCGGCATCAGGGTGGCCGGAGTGCTCGCGTCGGTGGCCGCGCTGACGCTGTCGTCCTGCGGCTTCGTGCTGGCCAAGAAGTGGGGCCGTGGTGGTGACCTCCTGGCCACTACCGCCTGGCAGTTGGTCGCGGGTGGTCTGGTGCTGGTCCCGTTCGCGGTCGTGGTCGAGGGGGCACCGCCGTCGCTCGACCTGCGGGCGATGGGCGGTTTCGCGTACGTCGTACTGGTGGCTACCGCGGGTGCCTACGTGGCCTGGTTCTCCGGACTGCGGCATCTGGACGCGGCCGCAGTCGGGCTGGTCGGCCTGCTCAACCCGGTCACCGGAGTCCTTCTCGGGACGACGCTGGCCGGTGACCGCCTGACGTTGGGCCAGCTGGCGGGTCTGGCACTGGTCCTGACAGGTGTTGCCCTGGGCCGACCTGCCCGGAGGCGGTCGACCCGGAAGGAGCCTGTCGCGGTCAGCTGATCTTCAGTAGCGGATCCTGGCGGGACCCGGGGTCGGCCAGAGGTTGCCGCCGATGGTCAGGTCGCCCAGCCGCGACCGCAGTACGTCGGCCGCCGGGTCGCCCAGGTCGTCGAGGATGCCCAGCGCCTCCAGCCAGGCGCGGTCCGCCTCGGCCCGGCGAGCGGTGGCCAGCAGCAGGTCGCCGAGCTGCTCCAGCGCGACGGCCTGGTAGGCGTGGTCGCCCATCGTGGCGCGGATCTCGACCGCCGCCCGGGCCGCGTCGATCGCCGACGCGTGCTCGCCGAGCCGGCCCCACGCGGTCGCCAGCAGGTGCAGGGCGCCGGCCTCGGCCCGGCGCTGCCCGACCTCGCGGAACAGCGCGCAGGCCTCGGCGCCGATCACCACCGCCTCGTCGTACTTGCCTAGGGCAAGCAGTGTCAGAGCGACCTGGTACGCCGACTTGGCGGTGTTGCCGGGCCGGCCGGTGGCCTTGTCGGCGACCTGTGCCGAGCTGCCGTAGGTCAGCGCT
The Kribbella italica DNA segment above includes these coding regions:
- a CDS encoding MarR family transcriptional regulator — protein: MSEDRVDRIQAAWQTERPDVDVSPQGVIGRLHRIAAHLTEELVVVYGKFGLTEGEFDVLAALRRAGTPYERAPGEIALHTMVTTGAVSKRVDRLEQAGLVLRMRSSTDGRGRVVQLTPAGRRLIDKAFTAHMANEQRLLAGLSTAQTSQLEALLKTWLTDLEPPD
- a CDS encoding RNA polymerase sigma factor, with product MNRVTETPRDDRAGDLVVPTVTSDDSLRRAAALGDTDAFAEILERHGPAMFRYARRLLNDHGDAEEVVQDAFVAAWKALPDFRGDSTLRTWLFTITGRKAVDVLRKKRPTPIEDDLLADVPAANADPAEGAGLLQALDAALAQLPYLQRAAWLLREVEQLSYAEIATALNTTPTVVRGQLARGRVALQDRLEEWR
- a CDS encoding DMT family transporter yields the protein MEDTSWRWLLVTAIAPIAWGANYFVTHEFLPVGYPLYGGVIRALPAGLLLLALARTLPRGDWWWKSLVLGVCNVGAFFALIYVASQLLPVSVASTIMSATPLTMGMFAWLLLGTRPSGRVLIGAVAGIAGVCLMLGGGTGGIRVAGVLASVAALTLSSCGFVLAKKWGRGGDLLATTAWQLVAGGLVLVPFAVVVEGAPPSLDLRAMGGFAYVVLVATAGAYVAWFSGLRHLDAAAVGLVGLLNPVTGVLLGTTLAGDRLTLGQLAGLALVLTGVALGRPARRRSTRKEPVAVS